One Candidatus Methylomirabilota bacterium DNA segment encodes these proteins:
- a CDS encoding twin-arginine translocation signal domain-containing protein, protein MLQVTRRDFLKVGAASAGAAVGVTTLGFDTAAAVEVKQTFRIAGAKVAHSLCPYCAVGCSMLAYTRTDGAGKTRIVQIEGDPDSPVNEGRLCPKGATAMQLAVSSRRVEKPRYRAPGTDHWQEISWDQMLDRMAQRIKESRDATFVTQDASGNIVNRCEGIAFAGGAAFSSEEGYFATKIMRSLGTVFIEQQARV, encoded by the coding sequence ATGTTGCAAGTCACCCGTCGTGATTTTCTCAAGGTCGGCGCCGCCTCTGCCGGGGCCGCCGTCGGCGTCACCACCCTCGGCTTCGACACCGCGGCCGCCGTCGAGGTCAAGCAGACGTTCCGCATCGCGGGGGCCAAGGTCGCCCACTCGCTCTGCCCCTACTGCGCGGTGGGATGCTCGATGCTCGCCTACACCCGGACGGACGGCGCGGGCAAGACCCGGATCGTGCAGATCGAAGGCGATCCGGACAGCCCGGTCAACGAAGGCCGCCTCTGTCCGAAGGGGGCGACGGCCATGCAGCTGGCGGTGAGCAGCCGCCGGGTGGAGAAGCCGCGCTACCGGGCGCCCGGGACCGATCACTGGCAGGAGATCAGCTGGGACCAGATGCTGGACCGCATGGCCCAGCGGATCAAGGAGTCGCGCGACGCGACGTTCGTGACCCAGGACGCCAGCGGCAACATCGTCAACCGCTGCGAGGGCATCGCCTTCGCGGGCGGCGCCGCCTTCAGCAGCGAAGAGGGCTACTTCGCGACCAAGATCATGCGCAGCCTCGGGACGGTCTTCATAGAACAGCAGGCCCGAGTCTGA
- the fdhD gene encoding formate dehydrogenase accessory sulfurtransferase FdhD — MSPEIVLDVTPGAAAVPLSVLKIRDDAATEAPDHLAVEEPLEIRLGGMAFTVTMRTPGHDEDLVAGLLHAEGVIRSAESIDVIGHYRGPDGKPDAGNVINVILKADLHVARERLRRSLVSSSACGVCGKVSIEAIRTATAPLVSTATVAPALFPRIAATLAAAQPTFQRTGGLHAAALFDLEGRLLVLREDVGRHNAVDKVVGHMLRTGDFPLADCILMVSGRASFEIMQKAWSARIPVVAAVSAPSSMAVQLAQAAGMTLVGFLRGGGFNVYAGAHRVTTALLEPA; from the coding sequence ATGAGCCCAGAGATTGTCCTCGACGTTACCCCCGGCGCCGCCGCGGTACCGCTGTCGGTGTTGAAGATTCGCGACGACGCGGCCACCGAGGCGCCCGATCACCTGGCGGTCGAAGAGCCATTGGAGATCCGGCTGGGCGGGATGGCGTTCACGGTCACGATGCGCACCCCCGGGCACGACGAGGATCTGGTCGCCGGGCTCCTGCACGCCGAGGGCGTCATTCGCTCGGCCGAGAGCATCGACGTCATCGGCCACTACCGCGGTCCGGACGGGAAGCCCGACGCCGGGAACGTGATCAACGTGATCCTGAAGGCCGATCTCCACGTCGCGCGCGAGCGCCTCCGGCGCAGCCTGGTCTCGTCGTCGGCGTGCGGCGTGTGTGGGAAGGTCTCGATCGAGGCGATCCGCACCGCCACCGCTCCGCTGGTCTCGACGGCCACGGTGGCCCCCGCGCTGTTCCCCCGGATCGCCGCGACCCTGGCCGCCGCGCAGCCGACCTTCCAGCGCACCGGTGGCCTTCACGCGGCGGCGCTGTTCGATCTCGAGGGCCGGCTGCTGGTCCTGCGCGAGGACGTGGGGCGGCACAACGCGGTCGACAAGGTCGTGGGACACATGCTGCGGACCGGGGACTTCCCGCTCGCAGACTGCATCCTCATGGTGAGCGGCCGGGCGAGCTTCGAGATCATGCAGAAGGCGTGGAGCGCGCGTATCCCCGTCGTCGCCGCGGTCTCGGCGCCCTCCAGCATGGCGGTGCAGTTGGCCCAGGCCGCCGGCATGACCCTGGTCGGGTTCCTCCGGGGCGGTGGCTTCAACGTCTATGCGGGAGCTCATCGAGTGACGACCGCGCTGCTGGAGCCGGCGTGA
- a CDS encoding D-aminoacylase produces MAWSLLIRNGTVVDGSGGPARAADVALEGERIAAVGPGLSGEAARVIDATGLMVAPGFIDAHSHSDLVYDKCPSAESKVRQGVTTEVVGMCSFSPAPVAPGRAGLVQEWAGGIGGKIPITWNSFGEYLDHLRGLGPTVNIAQFVGHGALRLAAVGPDARPVTPDEQRGMERLLAEALDAGAFGFSTGLVYAPSVYGSTDELVSLARSMATRRGLYFSHIRGEAATLEQAAEEAIRIGELGGVPVQIAHVKASGRENWGKMDRVLRLIDGARARGVDVTGDVYPYPAGSTKMDNLLPAWMHDGGIGKLLERLTDPKARQRAIGDCLVDGERWRTGSGGMGWDEIMIATCSRPELAGIHLAELARRTGKEPAQAMMDLVLEERAGVSMVVFSQSEDNVGTALSYAHTMVGSDSLSLHAGAGPHPGKPHPRSYGTFPRVLGVYCREKRLFSWETAVHKMTGMAATKLGLKDRGLLQAGRAADVTLFDPATVSDAATFPDPHRYPIGIPYVIVNGHVVMDETGYHAVPSGRVLTPA; encoded by the coding sequence ATGGCCTGGTCGCTCCTGATCCGGAACGGCACGGTGGTGGACGGCAGCGGGGGGCCCGCCCGCGCGGCCGACGTGGCGCTGGAGGGCGAGCGCATCGCGGCGGTGGGTCCCGGCCTGTCCGGCGAGGCCGCGCGGGTCATCGACGCCACCGGGCTCATGGTGGCGCCCGGCTTCATCGACGCCCATTCGCACTCGGACCTGGTCTACGACAAGTGCCCGTCGGCGGAGTCCAAGGTGCGCCAGGGCGTGACCACCGAGGTGGTCGGCATGTGCAGCTTCTCGCCGGCGCCGGTCGCTCCGGGTCGGGCGGGGCTGGTGCAGGAGTGGGCGGGCGGCATCGGGGGCAAGATCCCGATCACCTGGAACAGCTTCGGCGAGTATCTCGATCACCTGCGCGGGCTTGGCCCCACCGTCAACATCGCACAGTTCGTCGGCCACGGCGCCCTGCGCCTGGCCGCGGTGGGCCCCGACGCCCGGCCGGTGACACCGGACGAGCAGCGGGGCATGGAGCGGCTGCTCGCGGAGGCGCTCGACGCGGGGGCCTTCGGCTTCTCCACCGGCCTCGTCTACGCGCCAAGCGTCTACGGCAGCACCGACGAGCTGGTGTCACTCGCGCGCAGCATGGCGACGCGGCGCGGCCTCTACTTCTCGCACATTCGCGGCGAGGCGGCCACGCTGGAGCAGGCCGCCGAGGAGGCCATCCGCATCGGTGAGCTGGGCGGCGTGCCGGTGCAGATCGCGCACGTGAAGGCCTCCGGCCGCGAGAACTGGGGCAAGATGGATCGCGTCCTCCGCCTGATCGACGGCGCCCGCGCGCGCGGGGTGGACGTGACCGGCGACGTCTATCCCTACCCGGCGGGCAGCACCAAGATGGACAACCTCCTGCCGGCCTGGATGCACGACGGCGGCATCGGCAAGCTGCTCGAGCGTCTCACCGATCCGAAGGCGCGGCAGCGCGCGATCGGCGACTGCCTGGTGGACGGCGAGCGCTGGCGCACCGGCTCGGGCGGCATGGGCTGGGACGAGATCATGATCGCCACGTGCTCGAGGCCGGAGCTGGCCGGCATCCACCTCGCGGAGCTGGCCCGGCGCACCGGCAAGGAGCCGGCGCAGGCCATGATGGACCTGGTGCTGGAGGAGCGTGCCGGCGTCTCGATGGTGGTGTTCTCGCAGAGCGAGGACAACGTGGGCACCGCGCTGTCCTACGCCCACACCATGGTCGGCTCCGACTCGCTGTCGCTGCACGCGGGAGCCGGGCCCCATCCCGGCAAGCCGCACCCGCGGAGCTACGGGACGTTCCCGCGGGTGCTCGGGGTCTACTGCCGCGAGAAGCGGCTCTTCTCCTGGGAGACCGCGGTGCACAAGATGACCGGCATGGCCGCGACCAAGCTCGGGCTGAAGGACCGCGGGCTCCTGCAGGCCGGTCGCGCCGCGGACGTGACGCTGTTCGATCCGGCCACCGTCAGCGACGCGGCCACCTTCCCCGATCCGCACCGCTACCCGATCGGCATTCCCTACGTGATCGTCAACGGCCACGTCGTGATGGACGAGACGGGATACCACGCGGTGCCGTCCGGGCGCGTGCTCACCCCCGCCTGA
- a CDS encoding VOC family protein, producing the protein MATKTSASKTTKVKAIPDGYHSITPYLVMDGAARAIDFYKRAFEAQEIMRMPAPNDRIGHAELRIGDSVVMLADEHPEMDARGPGHYGGSPVTLLLYVPDVDKQFKQALDAGATEVRPVADQFYGDRSGTLKDPFGHNWHLSTHKEDVSMEEMARRMAALPK; encoded by the coding sequence ATGGCGACGAAGACATCCGCGAGCAAGACGACGAAGGTGAAGGCGATCCCGGACGGCTACCATTCAATCACCCCCTACCTGGTTATGGACGGGGCGGCGCGGGCCATCGATTTCTACAAGCGCGCCTTCGAGGCCCAGGAGATCATGCGCATGCCCGCGCCCAACGACCGCATCGGCCACGCCGAGCTGCGCATCGGCGATTCGGTGGTCATGCTCGCCGACGAGCATCCCGAGATGGACGCGCGCGGCCCGGGACACTACGGAGGCTCGCCGGTGACCCTGCTGCTCTACGTGCCCGACGTGGACAAGCAGTTCAAGCAGGCGCTGGATGCCGGCGCCACCGAGGTTCGGCCGGTGGCCGATCAGTTCTACGGCGACCGCTCGGGCACGCTCAAGGATCCGTTCGGCCACAACTGGCACCTCTCCACCCACAAGGAAGACGTCAGCATGGAAGAGATGGCCCGCCGCATGGCCGCCCTCCCGAAGTAG
- the typA gene encoding translational GTPase TypA gives MSQRSDIRPDIRPDIRPDIRNVAIIAHVDHGKTTLVDAMLWQSGIFRANEHVAERVMDSIDLEREKGITIMAKNTAIHYQGVKINIVDTPGHADFGGEVERTLTLVDGVLLLVDAAEGPLPQTRFVLKKALEANLTPVVVINKIDRQDARAAQVLDEVYDLFIDLDAAEDQLEFPVLYTDARKGIAKLALTDESKTLAPLFDTLIATIPPPRFEEGHGLQLRAASLDWDDYVGRLIIGRIVNGKVRQYDRVAVAHRDGSVEHAKITVLYGYEGLKRVEVPEAGAGDIVAVAGIESMEIGETIADPDKPVALPVMRIDEPTVAMLFSSNISPFAGKEGKFVTSTQLRERLWREKRSNVALRVEETDSPDTFKVSGRGELQLAILIEMMRREGFEMEVSKPQIITHEEDGKTLEPMEHLVVDVPDEFIGAVTQKLGPRKGQMVKMINHGTGRVRLEYRIPSRGLIGYRSEFLTDTRGTGLLNHLFDGWAEWQGDIPHRANGAMVADRAGKTTSYAIDHLQPRGVLFLGPGEPVYEGQVVGENARDNDLDVNITKEKKLTNVRSSTSDEAVRLTPPRLMNLEQSLEWIREDELLEITPKSIRLRKKALGGRRRF, from the coding sequence ATGTCGCAGCGCTCCGATATCAGACCCGATATCAGACCCGATATCAGACCCGATATCAGAAATGTCGCCATCATCGCCCACGTCGACCACGGCAAGACCACCCTGGTCGACGCCATGCTGTGGCAGTCGGGCATCTTCCGCGCCAACGAGCACGTGGCCGAGCGGGTCATGGACTCGATCGATCTGGAGCGGGAGAAGGGCATCACGATCATGGCCAAGAACACGGCCATCCACTACCAGGGCGTGAAGATCAACATCGTGGACACGCCCGGCCACGCCGACTTCGGGGGCGAGGTCGAGCGCACCCTGACCCTGGTGGACGGCGTGCTCCTGCTGGTGGACGCCGCCGAAGGCCCTCTGCCCCAGACGCGCTTCGTGCTGAAGAAGGCCCTCGAGGCCAACCTGACCCCGGTGGTGGTGATCAACAAGATCGATCGCCAGGACGCGCGGGCCGCCCAGGTGCTGGACGAGGTCTACGACCTCTTCATCGACCTCGACGCGGCGGAGGATCAGCTCGAATTCCCGGTGCTGTACACCGACGCCCGCAAGGGCATCGCCAAGCTCGCGCTCACCGACGAGTCGAAGACGCTCGCCCCGCTCTTCGACACCCTGATCGCCACCATCCCGCCGCCCCGGTTCGAGGAGGGCCACGGCCTCCAGCTGCGCGCCGCCTCGCTCGACTGGGACGACTACGTGGGCCGGCTCATCATCGGCCGCATCGTCAACGGCAAGGTCCGCCAGTACGACCGGGTGGCGGTGGCGCACCGCGACGGCAGCGTCGAGCACGCCAAGATCACGGTGCTCTATGGTTACGAGGGGCTCAAGCGCGTCGAGGTACCGGAGGCGGGCGCGGGCGACATCGTGGCGGTGGCCGGCATCGAGAGCATGGAGATCGGCGAGACCATCGCGGATCCCGACAAGCCGGTGGCCCTGCCGGTCATGCGCATCGACGAGCCCACCGTGGCCATGCTCTTCTCCTCCAACATCTCGCCCTTCGCGGGCAAGGAGGGCAAGTTCGTCACCTCCACCCAGCTGCGCGAGCGCCTGTGGCGCGAGAAGCGAAGCAACGTGGCGCTGCGCGTGGAGGAGACCGACTCGCCCGATACCTTCAAGGTCTCCGGGCGCGGCGAGCTGCAGCTGGCCATCCTCATCGAGATGATGCGGCGCGAGGGCTTCGAGATGGAGGTCTCCAAGCCCCAGATCATCACCCACGAGGAGGACGGCAAGACCCTCGAGCCGATGGAGCACCTGGTGGTGGACGTGCCCGACGAGTTCATCGGCGCGGTCACCCAGAAGCTCGGCCCGCGCAAGGGGCAGATGGTGAAGATGATCAATCACGGCACCGGGCGCGTGCGGCTCGAGTACCGCATACCTTCCAGAGGGTTGATCGGGTATCGCTCGGAGTTTCTCACCGACACGCGGGGCACCGGGCTGCTCAATCATCTCTTCGACGGGTGGGCCGAGTGGCAGGGCGACATCCCGCACCGGGCCAACGGGGCGATGGTGGCGGACCGGGCCGGCAAGACCACGTCGTACGCGATCGACCACCTGCAGCCGCGCGGCGTGCTCTTTCTGGGGCCGGGCGAGCCGGTCTACGAGGGCCAGGTGGTGGGCGAGAATGCGCGCGACAACGACCTCGACGTGAACATCACCAAGGAGAAGAAGCTCACCAACGTGCGCTCGTCCACCTCGGACGAGGCGGTACGCCTGACCCCTCCGCGCCTGATGAACCTCGAGCAGTCGCTCGAATGGATCCGCGAGGACGAGCTGCTCGAGATCACCCCCAAGTCGATCCGCCTCCGCAAGAAGGCCCTCGGCGGCCGTCGCCGCTTCTAG
- a CDS encoding transposase gives MARPLRLQFPGGIYHVTARGNDRQPIFADDADRSRFLIVLASVVERYRVRCHAYCLMGNHYHLLLETPDANLSATMRQLNGVYTQGFNRRHERCGHLLQGRFGAHVVDGQSYLHEVCRYIVLNPVRAGLVAHPRGWVWSSFRATAGQTPAPGFLTVGWVRALSGLRSPLAAAQAYVRFIEAGLGDDRDAAVARLESVRAGAEAPMYLTDERMAAPGRSDEIPRAQRFAGRPSLERLFSGATTRRDRDRRSVTAVREHGYSLKEVARFLGRHYVTVSRALARVDGGVPLKMS, from the coding sequence ATGGCGCGTCCGCTCCGGCTGCAGTTTCCTGGTGGCATCTACCATGTGACCGCGCGCGGCAACGACCGTCAGCCGATCTTCGCGGATGACGCCGACCGCTCGAGATTTCTGATCGTGCTGGCCTCCGTGGTCGAGCGATATCGCGTGCGCTGTCATGCGTATTGCCTGATGGGCAACCACTACCATCTGCTGCTCGAAACGCCCGACGCCAATCTCTCGGCCACGATGCGCCAGCTCAACGGCGTCTACACGCAGGGGTTCAATCGTCGGCATGAGCGCTGCGGACATCTGCTGCAGGGGCGCTTCGGCGCCCACGTGGTGGACGGTCAGTCGTACCTCCACGAAGTCTGCCGCTACATCGTGCTGAATCCGGTGCGCGCCGGTCTGGTCGCGCATCCCCGCGGCTGGGTCTGGAGCAGCTTCCGCGCCACCGCCGGGCAGACCCCGGCTCCCGGATTCCTGACGGTCGGATGGGTGAGGGCGCTCTCGGGGCTACGATCGCCGCTCGCGGCCGCGCAGGCCTATGTGCGGTTCATCGAAGCCGGGCTGGGCGATGACCGTGACGCCGCCGTCGCCCGGCTCGAGTCGGTGAGGGCGGGCGCGGAGGCGCCGATGTACCTCACGGATGAGCGCATGGCCGCACCCGGGCGATCCGACGAGATCCCGCGGGCCCAGCGCTTCGCCGGCCGGCCATCGCTGGAGCGGCTGTTTTCCGGGGCGACGACTCGCCGCGACCGGGACAGGCGCTCGGTCACCGCGGTGCGTGAGCATGGCTACTCGCTGAAAGAGGTCGCGAGGTTCCTCGGGCGTCACTACGTGACGGTCAGCCGGGCGCTCGCCCGAGTGGACGGGGGCGTCCCGCTGAAAATGTCGTAA
- a CDS encoding FAD-dependent oxidoreductase encodes MADVFDVLIVGGGAAGYTAGLFAARDRCRALLIEKFTAGGQVLNCEHITNFPGFPQGVAGYTLGPALQEQATAAGLQVAMNEVTAVRRADDLLQVDTDGGSHVGRALIVASGSRFTTLGVPGEEAFVGRGLSHCASCDGSFFMQKPVVVVGGGDAAVDEALHLTQYASSITVVHRRDTLRACASLQERGRREGKISFRWNTVVRAIEGGDGVERVQVADVGTGRNATIPASGVFIYAGLTPNTGFLGCLAPLDARGQIVTDRWMRTRVPGLLAAGDVRAESARQLVTAAGDGATAALAAVRYLRDGHWPAEA; translated from the coding sequence ATGGCGGACGTCTTCGACGTCCTGATCGTGGGCGGCGGCGCCGCCGGTTACACCGCCGGCCTCTTCGCCGCCCGCGATCGCTGCCGCGCCCTCCTGATCGAGAAGTTCACCGCGGGCGGGCAGGTGCTCAACTGCGAGCACATCACGAACTTCCCGGGCTTCCCGCAAGGCGTCGCCGGCTACACCCTGGGCCCCGCCCTGCAAGAGCAGGCCACCGCGGCCGGCCTGCAGGTCGCCATGAACGAGGTCACCGCGGTGCGCCGCGCAGACGACCTGCTGCAGGTGGACACCGACGGCGGCTCCCACGTCGGCCGCGCCCTGATCGTGGCGAGCGGCTCGCGCTTCACCACGCTCGGTGTTCCCGGCGAGGAGGCGTTCGTGGGCCGCGGCCTCTCCCACTGCGCCTCGTGCGACGGCTCCTTCTTCATGCAGAAGCCGGTGGTCGTGGTGGGTGGAGGCGACGCGGCGGTGGACGAGGCGCTGCACCTGACCCAGTACGCCTCGTCGATCACGGTGGTGCACCGCCGCGACACCCTGCGCGCGTGCGCCAGCCTGCAGGAGCGCGGACGCCGCGAGGGCAAGATCTCGTTCCGCTGGAACACGGTGGTTCGCGCCATCGAGGGCGGCGACGGCGTCGAGCGCGTGCAGGTCGCCGACGTCGGCACCGGCCGGAACGCCACCATCCCGGCCAGCGGCGTCTTCATCTACGCCGGACTCACGCCGAACACCGGCTTCCTGGGCTGCCTGGCGCCGCTCGATGCGCGCGGTCAGATCGTGACCGATCGCTGGATGCGCACCCGCGTGCCCGGGCTGCTCGCCGCGGGCGACGTGCGCGCCGAGTCCGCGCGTCAGCTCGTGACCGCGGCGGGCGACGGGGCCACCGCGGCGCTGGCCGCGGTGCGGTATCTCCGCGACGGCCATTGGCCGGCGGAGGCCTGA
- a CDS encoding peroxiredoxin, with the protein MPIKIGDRVPDGTLTEFIEQETPGCTVGPNAFQVSDLTKGKKIVVFGLPGAFTPTCSAKHVPSYVTNIDKLRGKGIDEVWCVSVNDAFVMGAWAKDQKSGGKVRMMADGSAALTKAMGLEMDLTARGMGVRSQRYSMLVDDGVVKALNVEAPGKFEVSDADTMLKQLA; encoded by the coding sequence ATGCCGATCAAGATCGGTGACCGCGTGCCGGATGGCACGCTCACGGAGTTCATCGAGCAGGAGACCCCGGGCTGCACCGTTGGCCCCAACGCGTTCCAGGTGTCGGATCTGACCAAGGGCAAGAAGATCGTGGTGTTCGGGCTGCCCGGGGCCTTCACGCCCACCTGCTCCGCCAAGCACGTGCCGAGCTACGTCACCAACATCGACAAGCTCCGAGGCAAGGGCATCGACGAGGTCTGGTGCGTGTCGGTCAACGACGCCTTCGTCATGGGCGCGTGGGCCAAGGACCAGAAGAGCGGCGGCAAGGTGCGCATGATGGCCGACGGCAGCGCCGCGCTCACCAAGGCGATGGGCCTCGAGATGGATCTCACCGCCCGCGGCATGGGGGTACGCTCCCAGCGGTACTCGATGCTGGTGGACGACGGGGTGGTGAAGGCGCTCAACGTCGAGGCGCCCGGCAAGTTCGAGGTGAGCGACGCCGACACGATGCTCAAGCAGCTCGCCTAG
- a CDS encoding peptidylprolyl isomerase: MKARTGIGMLAIALAALVMLAPAGAQQPGAPAGKDAPTKDAPKGGKKVKQSAVITMEKGGEIAIEFFPDDAPKTVENFVTLAKKGFYDGVTFHRVEPGFVVQGGDPKGNGTGGPGYTIKDEFNKQQHARGAVAMARTQAPNSAGSQFYITLAPAHFLDGQYTVFGKVTSGMEVVDKIRVGDKMKSVKIVEAAQ, translated from the coding sequence GTGAAGGCTCGTACCGGCATCGGCATGCTCGCCATCGCGCTCGCCGCGCTCGTTATGCTCGCTCCGGCCGGGGCTCAGCAGCCCGGCGCACCCGCCGGCAAGGACGCACCCACCAAGGACGCTCCCAAGGGAGGCAAAAAGGTGAAACAGAGTGCCGTCATCACCATGGAGAAGGGCGGCGAGATCGCGATCGAGTTCTTCCCGGACGACGCCCCCAAGACGGTCGAGAACTTCGTCACGCTGGCCAAGAAGGGCTTCTACGACGGGGTGACCTTCCATCGGGTGGAGCCCGGCTTCGTGGTGCAGGGGGGCGATCCCAAGGGCAACGGCACCGGCGGCCCCGGCTACACGATCAAGGACGAGTTCAACAAGCAGCAGCACGCCCGCGGCGCGGTCGCGATGGCGCGCACCCAGGCCCCGAACTCGGCGGGCAGCCAGTTCTACATCACGCTGGCGCCCGCGCACTTCCTCGACGGCCAGTACACCGTCTTCGGCAAGGTGACGTCCGGCATGGAGGTGGTCGACAAGATCCGTGTCGGCGACAAGATGAAGTCGGTGAAGATCGTGGAGGCCGCTCAGTAG